A window of the Lactuca sativa cultivar Salinas chromosome 5, Lsat_Salinas_v11, whole genome shotgun sequence genome harbors these coding sequences:
- the LOC111889396 gene encoding DNA gyrase subunit B, chloroplastic/mitochondrial, with amino-acid sequence MALLKPHHSTYYNSLRLIMSTRFWLPTHSLCISSVRLSQPSVLLKPRSNLGARTLSTNRVLFPSPLLTPRAFKSSSLSSVADALKEKDGSENYGSENIQILEGLDAVRKRPGMYIGSTGFRGLHHLVYEILDNCVDEAQAGFASKVDIVLLADGSVRITDNGRGIPIDIHPGSKKSGVETVLTVLHAGGKFGGASSGYKVSGGLHGVGLSVVNALSETLEVTVWRDNKECHQSYIRGKPLKPLAYEDLPPDADQHTGTRIKFRPDPEIFTSGMEFDYDTIAARVRERAFLVPGLTITLKKEDNDPEKCRSDEYCFAGGLVEYVKWLNADKQPLHDILSYRKEADGTTIDVAFQWCSDAYSDTMLGYANSIRTVDGGTHIDGIKASLTRTLNNLGKKSKLIKEKDISLSGEHVREGLTCVISVKLPNPEFEGQTKTRLGNPEVRKIVDSSLQEFLTEYLELNPDVLDKILSKSLNALKAALAAKRARDLERQKSVLKVSSLPGKLADCSSTDPEIAEIFLVEGDSAGGSAKQGRDKNFQAILPLKGKILNVERKDEAAMYKNEEIQTLIRALGLGVKGEDFKKDGLRYHKIIILTDADVDGAHIRTLLLTFFYRYQRALFDEGCIYVGVPPLYKVERGKQAFYCYDESELKTLQSSFPSNASYTIQRFKGLGEMMPLQLWETTMDPKTRLLKKMVVEDMAEANVTFSSLMGARVDARKEMIKNTAKKMDLKNLDI; translated from the exons ATGGCTCTTCTTAAACCTCATCATTCAACCTATTATAATTCTCTTCGTTTAATCATGTCAACAAGGTTCTGGCTACCCACGCATAGCCTCTGTATCTCCTCTGTCCGCCTTTCTCAACCCTCTGTCCTCCTAAAACCCAG GTCAAATTTGGGAGCGAGGACACTATCGACGAACAGAGTTTTGTTTCCAAGTCCTTTGCTAACCCCAAGAGCTTTTAAGTCATCGTCATTAAGTTCCGTTGCCGACGCCCTTAAAGAAAAAGATGGTTCAGAAAATTATGGGTCTGAAAATATTCAG ATATTAGAAGGTTTAGATGCTGTGAGGAAAAGACCTGGAATGTACATTGGAAGCACGGGTTTCCGTGGTCTTCACCATCTG GTTTACGAAATATTGGACAATTGTGTCGATGAAGCACAAGCAGGATTTGCCTCAAAGGTTGATATTGTTCTACTTGCAGATGGCTCAGTGCGCATCACTGACAATGGACGCGGG ATACCAATCGACATACATCCAGGCTCAAAAAAGTCAGGAGTGGAGACTGTGTTGACT gTTTTACATGCTGGTGGAAAATTTGGTGGGGCCAGTAGTGGTTATAAAGTCTCAGGTGGACTACATGGTGTAGGTTTATCAGTAGTTAACGCATTATCTGAG ACATTAGAAGTTACAGTTTGGAGAGATAACAAGGAATGTCATCAAAGTTATATTCGTGGAAAGCCTCTTAAACCTTTAGCATATGAAGATCTTCCACCTGATGCAGATCAACATACAGGAACACGCATAAAATTTAGGCCTGACCCTGAAA TATTCACATCTGGAATGGAGTTTGATTATGATACTATTGCTGCACGTGTCAGGGAGAGAGCTTTCCTAGTCCCTGGG CTAACTATTACTCTCAAGAAAGAGGATAATGATCCTGAGAAGTGTCGATCTGATGAATATTGCTTTGCTGGAGGACTTGTAGAGTATGTGAAGTGGCTAAATGCTGATAAG CAACCACTTCATGACATTTTGAGCTATAGAAAAGAAGCAGATGGGACCACTATTGATGTAGCTTTCCAATG GTGTTCAGATGCGTATTCAGATACAATGCTTGGGTATGCTAACAGCATACGTACAGTTGATGGTGGGACCCACATAGATGGTATAAAAGCTTCATTAACAAGAACTCTTAATAACCTTGGAAAGAAGTCAAAGCTTATCAAG GAAAAAGATATCAGTTTAAGTGGTGAGCATGTGAGAGAAGGGTTGACTTGTGTAATATCAGTCAAACTTCCAAATCCCGAGTTTGAAGGCCAAACAAAG ACAAGATTAGGAAATCCAGAAGTGAGAAAGATTGTTGATTCTTCACTTCAAGAATTCCTTACTGAATACTTGGAGCTGAATCCTGATGTACTTGACAAAATCCTCTCCAAATCCCTCAATGCTTTAAAG GCAGCTCTAGCAGCAAAGAGGGCAAGGGATTTGGAGAGACAGAAGAGTGTTTTGAAAGTGTCATCTCTTCCAGGAAAACTTGCAGATTGTTCATCCACAGATCCTGAAATAGCTG AGATATTTCTAGTTGAAGGAGACTCAGCAGGTGGAAGTGCTAAACAAGGTCGTGATAAGAACTTTCAGGCTATTCTTCCATTAAAGGGTAAAattttgaatgttgaaagaaaAGATGAAGCTGCAATGTACAAGAATGAAGAGATTCAAACCCTAATTCGTGCCCTTGGACTTGGAGTCAag ggtgAGGATTTCAAAAAAGATGGTCTAAGATACCATAAAATCATCATCTTAACTGATGCAGATGTTGATGGTGCTCATATTCGTACATTATTGTTAACATTTTTCTATAGATATCAG aGAGCTTTATTTGATGAAGGTTGCATATACGTTGGTGTTCCACCCCTATATAAg GTAGAGAGGGGGAAGCAAGCATTTTACTGTTATGATGAATCAGAACTTAAAACCCTTCAGAGTTCCTTCCCTTCAAATGCATCATATACTATTCAAAGGTTCAAAG GGTTGGGTGAAATGATGCCATTACAATTATGGGAAACTACTATGGACCCAAAGACAAGGCTTTTGAAGAAAATGGTGGTTGAAGATATGGCAGAAGCAAATGTTACCTTTTCAAGCCTTATGGGTGCCAGG gttgATGCGAGGAAGGAGATGATAAAAAACACAGCAAAGAAGATGGATTTGAAGAATCTTGATATTTGA